Proteins encoded by one window of Panicum virgatum strain AP13 chromosome 7N, P.virgatum_v5, whole genome shotgun sequence:
- the LOC120682889 gene encoding regulator of nonsense transcripts 1-like: MLLSKRGLNSSDQIIKAGSFCTILVVTLVNDHVEDYLASMHVWLSQSPYGGSPNDQTSYQVMHLTNLITFAHSWEVITGGFKENPHIVDAMLARNENVDNMLQADGKFTDKDFGLNKSQRDAVESCFSASECSKHSVHLIWGPPGTGKTKTASVFLLMILKSLRTHRTLVCAPTNTALVQLASRFVCLLEESTETSYLLADVIMFGSNKHMDTNNNLSKILLDHRAKEKHARNKLLENAKLVFCTPCGSSRLTKNQQYDTLVIDEAAYLKECESLIPLAICGIKHVVLIGDDKQLQPVVKSPIAEEAKYGRSLFERLSEIGHHKLLLDEQYRMHPHISNFPNKTFYSGMIKDRTEASGVPNIFIGHNFDHYSFINVREGTEKQIGMSLVNEAEAIVAETIVDRLAKTCTYKEEKISVGVVSLYAAQVNDLEERLDRFKEHEFLSVKVQTVDSCQGDEKDIIILSMVRCNHGGNIGFLDSDRRANVALTRARKHLWILGHETTLLRSNSIWSKVVQDAKEHNLLFHAHLDMHLAEAISHFRKFAIYAQSTGDILIEATINEADRRVDATIEEENIGSLPGDMQRNSDMGQDQVSSLSLPQCDQFAVNSPVGTAIDEANVEFSPSHVHSRKRPCPFCKDQLAVPEVAQAIEATVEDNDVIIEELTQLAEGSNAMKDNKRAKKANPYEQARSARDGRFWSTEQEKLYNNVYKQKDFADNRWIDWESMKQSKEMLDVEKKCKNINLRKLMGIRNDWHEETVKQFFSTFYINPSRTSLTWMSGINKKITVTKEFCEKLLLGDPQHSSKIEDKLTHTQEVMLNNFEKDGLFSAADRLVRKTIYPRAGSRDKTHKDIRVILYHILTEKPFDVVDMMFREMEKNSHRS; the protein is encoded by the exons ATGTTATTGTCAAAGAGGGGATTGAACTCAAGCGACCAAATTATCAAGGCTGGCTCCTTTTGCACTATCCTAGTGGTTACCTTGGTCAACGACCATGTAGAGGACTATCTAGCATCAATGCATGTCTGGCTGTCGCAGTCACCATATGGGGGCAGTCCAAATGACCAAACTTCCTACCAAGTTATGCACCTGACTAATCTGATCACTTTTGCACATAGTTGGGAAGTCATTACAGGAGGTTTCAAAGAAAATCCACATATAGTCGATGCCATGTTGGCTAGAAATGAGAATGTGGACAATATGCTGCAGGCTGATGGAAAATTCACAGATAAGGATTTTGGATTGAATAAATCACAGAGAGATGCAGTGGAAAGTTGCTTTTCAGCCTCTGAATGTTCAAAGCATTCTGTACATCTAATTTGGGGGCCACCTGGCACAGGTAAAACTAAAACAGCTTCAGTGTTTCTGCTTATGATTCTAAAGTCTCTAAGGACACATAGAACTCTTGTATGTGCTCCAACCAACACAGCTCTCGTACAATTGGCTTCTCGTTTTGTTTGTCTACTTGAAGAGTCCACTGAAACCAGCTATTTACTTGCGGACGTCATTATGTTTGGGAGTAATAAGCATATGGACACTAATAATAACCTATCAAAAATTTTATTGGACCATCGAGCAAAGGAAAAACATGCTAGGAACAAACTCTTGGAAAATGCAAAACTTGTATTTTGCACTCCTTGTGGTTCATCTAGGctcacaaaaaatcagcaatacGACACCTTGGTTATTGATGAGGCAGCATACCTAAAAGAATGTGAGTCGCTGATCCCTCTCGCAATTTGTGGGATAAAACATGTGGTGCTTATTGGGGATGACAAGCAGCTACAACCAGTGGTTAAGAGCCCG ATTGCTGAAGAGGCTAAGTATGGACGAAGCCTGTTTGAGAGATTGAGTGAAATTGGCCACCACAAGCTGTTACTCGATGAGCAATATAGAATGCACCCTCACATCAGCAACTTTCCAAATAAAACATTTTATAGTGGAATGATTAAAGATCGCACTGAGGCTAGTGGAGTGCCCAACATTTTTATCGGTCATAATTTTGATCATTATTCATTCATTAATGTTAGAGAAGGTACAGAAAAACAAATTGGAATGAGTTTAGTAAATGAGGCTGAAGCTATTGTTGCAGAGACGATCGTTGACAGACTTGCTAAAA CATGCACCTATAAGGAGGAGAAAATCAGTGTTGGTGTAGTATCTCTATATGCAGCCCAAGTGAATGATTTGGAAGAAAGACTTGATAGATTTAAGGAACATGAGTTTCTTTCTGTTAAAGTACAAACCGTTGATTCATGTCAAGGTGATGAGAAGGACATAATAATACTTTCAATGGTTCGATGCAATCATGGTGGGAACATAGGCTTTCTCGATTCTGATAGGAGAGCTAATGTGGCCTTGACAAGAGCAAG GAAACACCTTTGGATCCTTGGACATGAAACAACTCTCCTGAGAAGTAATTCAATATGGTCTAAGGTAGTCCAAGATGCAAAGGAACACAATTTGCTCTTTCATGCTCACTTAGACATGCATCTTGCTGAAGCCATTAGTCATTTCAGAAAGTTTGCTATATATGCACAGAGCACAGGTGACATCCTGATAGAGGCCACAATCAATGAAGCAGACAGACGAGTAGATGCAACAATAGAGGAAGAAAACATTGGTTCCTTGCCTGGGGATATGCAAAGAAATTCAGATATGGGTCAGGACCAAGTTTCCAGTCTATCTCTACCACAATGCGACCAATTTGCAGTTAACAGCCCAGTAGGGACCGCAATAGATGAAGCCAACGTTGAATTCTCACCCAGTCATGTTCATTCAAGGAAGAGGCCCTGTCCTTTCTGTAAAGACCAACTTGCCGTACCAGAAGTTGCACAGGCAATAGAAGCTACAGTAGAGGATAATGACGTGATTATAGAAGAGCTGACCCAACTAGCTGAGGGATCAAATGCAATGAAGGACAATAAAAGAGCAAAAAAGGCAAACCCCTACGAGCAGGCCAGATCTGCAAGAGATGGTCGTTTTTGGTCCACCGAGCAAGAGAAATTGTACAATAATGTTTATAAACAGAAGGATTTTGCGGACAACAGATGGATCGATTGGGAAAGCATGAAGCAGTCCAAAGAGATGCTTGATGTTGAGAAAAAATGTAAGAACATTAATCTTCGTAAACTGATGGGTATAAGAAATGATTGGCATGAAGAAACAGTCAAACAGTTCTTCTCAACATTCTACATAAATCCAAGTAGGACCTCCCTGACATGGATGAGTGGCATAAATAAGAAGATTACTGTCACTAAGGAATTTTGTGAGAAATTACTACTTGGTGATCCCCAACACAGTAGTAAGATTGAGGATAAGTTAACTCACACACAAGAAGTCATGCTCAACAATTTTGAAAAGGATGGGCTTTTTAGTGCAGCAGATCGTCTGGTGAGAAAAACCATCTACCCTAGGGCTGGAAGTAGAGATAAGACTCACAAGGACATTAGGGTCATACTATATCATATTTTGACTGAGAAGCCTTTCGACGTTGTAGACATGATGTTCAGGGAGATGGAAAAAAACTCTCACCGATCATAG
- the LOC120681679 gene encoding uncharacterized protein LOC120681679 isoform X1: MSSSPETSVFHLRINQGLLDCTNCHRTLRPETYHCRAYTCRQCIRGQIYCRDCIHRHHCLATDTHSTCDLLNNIIAQIKFKCNCNKYIPYCEFLEHQRQCPSAKYSTHPARWRKCILKTSFLQCSECKVPLRPPIFSLWFCNRLICSACYHADLGTYRHCTELEYLLQGITVKCVACKQYLPFSTLGSHQVGDCLKHKLQNIAPDEQETEMGSNSIHGKHKRKAPFEVGKMDKHIVHGDEVGYDDGSCDDNHGTSEDVFSCEDDSVDKMDEGEEIEKPATVKRVAKNAFKTTCDRKAKIAMPYGQKTAQASASPSQRRRITTPRKPPPPRFVPHRPVTRSRTGKQQTKC, from the exons GAGACGAGTGTGTTTCACCTCAGGATCAACCAGGGGCTACTGGACTGCACAAATTGCCACCGAACCCTCCGGCCTGAAACTTACCACTGCAGAGCGTACACG TGCCGCCAGTGCATCCGCGGTCAAATCTATTGTCGTGACTGTATCCACCGCCACCATTGTTTGGCTACTGATACTCACTCCACCTGCGATTTGCTGAACAACATCATTGCTCAGATAAAGTTCAAATGCAACTGCAACAAATACATTCCTTACTGCGAGTTTCTGGAACACCAGCGTCAGTGCCCTTCTGCCAAATATTCCACTCATCCTGCCCGGTGGAGGAAGTGCATCCTGAAGACAAGTTTCCTTCAGTGTTCCGAATGCAAGGTTCCTCTCCGGCCTCCCATTTTCTCG CTTTGGTTTTGTAACCGTCTCATTTGTAGCGCCTGCTACCATGCTGATCTCGGCACCTACCGTCACTGTACTGAGCTCGAGTACCTCCTCCAAGGTATAACAGTCAAATGCGTTGCCTGCAAACAATACCTTCCATTCTCCACATTGGGGTCCCACCAGGTTGGCGATTGCCTCAAGCATAAATTGCAAAACATCGCCCCAG ATGAACAGGAAACCGAGATGGGCAGCAATAGTATCCATG GGAAACACAAGCGAAAGGCTCCTTTTGAGGTTGGTAAAATGGACAAGCACATTGTTCATGGTGATGAGGTTGGGTATGATGACGGCTCATGTGATGACAACCAT GGCACGAGTGAGGATGTGTTCAGTTGTGAAGATGATTCTGTTGACAAAATGGATGAAGGGGAGGAAATTGAAAAG CCTGCGACTGTCAAAAGGGTGGCTAAGAATGCCTTTAAGACAACTTGTGATAGGAAAGCAAAGATTGCAATGCCATATGGGCAGAAAACAG CCCAGGCCAGCGCGTCGCCGTCTCAACGCCGCCGCATCACAACTCCCCGGAAGCCACCTCCACCACGGTTTGTTCCTCATCGCCCAGTCACCCGCAGCAGGA CAGGCAAGCAACAGACCAAATGTTAA
- the LOC120681679 gene encoding uncharacterized protein LOC120681679 isoform X2: MSSSPETSVFHLRINQGLLDCTNCHRTLRPETYHCRAYTCRQCIRGQIYCRDCIHRHHCLATDTHSTCDLLNNIIAQIKFKCNCNKYIPYCEFLEHQRQCPSAKYSTHPARWRKCILKTSFLQCSECKVPLRPPIFSLWFCNRLICSACYHADLGTYRHCTELEYLLQGITVKCVACKQYLPFSTLGSHQVGDCLKHKLQNIAPDEQETEMGSNSIHGKHKRKAPFEVGKMDKHIVHGDEVGYDDGSCDDNHGTSEDVFSCEDDSVDKMDEGEEIEKPATVKRVAKNAFKTTCDRKAKIAMPYGQKTAQASASPSQRRRITTPRKPPPPRFVPHRPVTRSRSKQQTKC; the protein is encoded by the exons GAGACGAGTGTGTTTCACCTCAGGATCAACCAGGGGCTACTGGACTGCACAAATTGCCACCGAACCCTCCGGCCTGAAACTTACCACTGCAGAGCGTACACG TGCCGCCAGTGCATCCGCGGTCAAATCTATTGTCGTGACTGTATCCACCGCCACCATTGTTTGGCTACTGATACTCACTCCACCTGCGATTTGCTGAACAACATCATTGCTCAGATAAAGTTCAAATGCAACTGCAACAAATACATTCCTTACTGCGAGTTTCTGGAACACCAGCGTCAGTGCCCTTCTGCCAAATATTCCACTCATCCTGCCCGGTGGAGGAAGTGCATCCTGAAGACAAGTTTCCTTCAGTGTTCCGAATGCAAGGTTCCTCTCCGGCCTCCCATTTTCTCG CTTTGGTTTTGTAACCGTCTCATTTGTAGCGCCTGCTACCATGCTGATCTCGGCACCTACCGTCACTGTACTGAGCTCGAGTACCTCCTCCAAGGTATAACAGTCAAATGCGTTGCCTGCAAACAATACCTTCCATTCTCCACATTGGGGTCCCACCAGGTTGGCGATTGCCTCAAGCATAAATTGCAAAACATCGCCCCAG ATGAACAGGAAACCGAGATGGGCAGCAATAGTATCCATG GGAAACACAAGCGAAAGGCTCCTTTTGAGGTTGGTAAAATGGACAAGCACATTGTTCATGGTGATGAGGTTGGGTATGATGACGGCTCATGTGATGACAACCAT GGCACGAGTGAGGATGTGTTCAGTTGTGAAGATGATTCTGTTGACAAAATGGATGAAGGGGAGGAAATTGAAAAG CCTGCGACTGTCAAAAGGGTGGCTAAGAATGCCTTTAAGACAACTTGTGATAGGAAAGCAAAGATTGCAATGCCATATGGGCAGAAAACAG CCCAGGCCAGCGCGTCGCCGTCTCAACGCCGCCGCATCACAACTCCCCGGAAGCCACCTCCACCACGGTTTGTTCCTCATCGCCCAGTCACCCGCAGCAGGA GCAAGCAACAGACCAAATGTTAA